The following DNA comes from Schistocerca piceifrons isolate TAMUIC-IGC-003096 chromosome 3, iqSchPice1.1, whole genome shotgun sequence.
AGGGGTTGTGACGTCAGGTCGATAGACTGCCTCTTCTCTCTTTGTACAAACATCCAGTCGACCTTTGAACGTGGATAGCGAAGGATACGCGGAGCTAGCGCCACGATTCTGAcgtactgaagagagttgtgccaacCGAAAAATGTCGCACCTGAGTACGAAAGCAAATGATCGCGCCGTACCGATTATGGGAAGGAACGAACAAAAACGATGCAGGTGGAGCATTGGCACGCCGGCCGctgaggtcgagcggttctaggcgctttagtccggaaccacgcggctgctatggtcgcaggttcgaatcctggttggggcatggatgtgtgtgatgtccttaggttagttgggtttaactagttccaagcctaggagactgatgacctcagatgttcagtcccatagtgctcagagccatttaaaccttttttGAGCATTGGCACGCCGGTGGCCCACACACTCGGTCCGTGTGAAGTTTAGCACGCCGTGGCAGGCACTGGTTCAGGACATTGCTGAAACTTCCCGATGACTTCTCTTTCTCTTGTGGGACCGGTGGATGATCATGGTTTTCCGGAATTGTACCTGTGGGCATTCTGGCCGGTTTCTTCTTCCTCAATCTCGCAGACGAGTATAATTACGAGACTCGTTTATGCATCTCGCTGAAACTTCGCCCTGAACTATCTCTAAAGCACTTCACTTACGTTCTTTTCCTTCCAATAGTACTTCAGAACGAACTGTTTCCGCTCAATATTCAGCCTGGCTGCAGAAAATTTTCAAGCCATCACAgcagtaaaaaggaaaaaaaagatattttaattGTGAGGTGTAAAAGAATGCACATTTTTTGGAACACATCGTATATACATATACATGATACACGGTGCTTCTAGCGGTTGTAGATGGGGCACAAAcctgataaagttttgataagcGAACGACGTCAGAAAATTTGCCGTTTGGATATAAAAAATTTTTTGAAGATCAGATAACTTTCTaatctcctgcttcacgatacAGACACAGCGGAGACTATCAGTCTGTGTGCTCTGCAGAAGTCCATGGCGTGGGCAATTTTTCGAGTACTCGTCATCTGAATCTGGTTCTCTTCTACATGACGAAGGACAGTCGTCCGGGATTCTGCGCTTGTGTGCAGCATCGCAGTCAACACACATAATTACGAACGTACCAGGTTATCGCACCCGTTGATTTAGTCAGACGACAATTGTGTGTGATGCTTAATAATCAAATACGTAGCCCTGTTAAGGTACTTGAAAATAACACCCTCATATATTCCGCAATAAATGTTACTGTAATCCATTTACAACATAGACGTAGATTTGCTTGTATATAACAAAATTAACACAGAGTATTGTTTTTTCTACTCCCCACTTCGCCTGCGATTCATAACCTAGCATATTTTCGTTATACctcaaaaataaatgcaaagctgAACTACGTACGTACCATCAgacttcacacaattccgaagattgcaagaggcgACAAGTGCGACAATAAACACAAAATCTGCTTAAAAATTCATGCGCCCAAATTGCTAATAAGAattatatactgaagaatggaaaagaaaattgagaatgagtttgatgatgatcagtttggcataGGAAAGGCaacgttgcagttgataacggaagTAAGACTGAAGGAAAACCAAGTCATGTTCATAGGCtgtgacgacctggaaaaagcgttcgacagtgtaaaatggtgcaagatgttcgaaatggaTAGATATGGAGTTTTATAACTCAGAGGTGGATGGCGACTTTACACCTGGAGTGATGCATATCcagcaattaataattttcttcgtTATCACATAGTAATTATTAGTAAAGAGATCGATGTTCTTCTCATTATGATATATCAAATTCATTGGGTTCATCTGGAGCCGTGAAACACCCACACTTTAACAACAAATTTGCTCATAGTTCATAAAAACataagttgttgtggtcttcagtcctgagactggtttgatgcagctctccatgctaatctatcctgtgcaagctccttcatctcccagtacctactgcaacctacatccttctgaatctgcttggtgtattcatctcttggtctccctctacgatttttaccctccacgctgccctccaatgctaaatttgtgatcccttgatgcctcaggacatgtcctaccaaccgatcccttcttctagacaagttgtgccacaaactcctcttctccccaattttatacagtacctcctcattagttatgtgatctacccatctaatcttcagtattcgtctgtagcaccacatttcgaaagcttctatgctcttcttgtccaaactagttatcgtccatgttttacttccatacatggctacactccattaaaatactttcagaaacgacttcctgacacttaaatctattctcgatgttaacaaatttctcttcttcagaaacgctttccttgccattgccagtctacattttatatcctctctacttcgaccatcatcagttattttgttccccaaatagcaaaagtcctttactactttaagtgtctcatttcctaatctaattccctcagcatcacccgacttaattcgactacattccattatcctcgttttgctttcgttgatgctcaacttatatcctccttttaagacactgtccattccgttcaactgctcttccaagtcctttgctgtctctgacagaattacaatgtcatcggcgaacctcaaagtttttatttcttctccatcgattttaatacctactccgaatttttcttttgtttcctttactgcttgctcagtatacagattgaacaacatcggggacaggctacaaccctgtctcactcccttcccaaccactacttccctttgatgcccctccactcataactgccatctggttctgtagaaattgtgaatagcctttcgctccctgtattttaccctgccaccttcagaatttgaaagagactattccagtcaacattgtcaaaagctttctctaagtctacaaatgctagaaacgtaggtttgccttttcttaatttagcttataaaataagtcgtagggtcagtattgcttcacgtgttcccatatttctacggaatccaaactgatcttcccctaggtcggcttccgccagtttttccattcgtctgtaaagaattcgcgttagtattttgcagccgtgacttattaaactgatagttcggtaattttcacatctgtcaacacctgctttctttgggtttggaattaatatattcttcttgaagtctgagggtatttcgcctgtctcatacatcttgctcaccagaccgtagacttttgacaggactggctctcccaaggctgtcagtagttctaatgaaatgttgtctactcccggggccttgtttcgactcaggtctttcagtgctctgtcaaactcttcacgcagtatcgtatctcccatttcatcttcatctacatcctcttccatttccataatatagtcctcaagtacattgcccttgtatagaccctccatatacttcttccacctttctgccttcccttctttgcttagaactgggtttccatctgagctcttgatattcgtacaagtggttttcttttctctgaaggtctctttaattttcgtgtaggcattatctatcttacccctagtgagataagcctctacatccttacatttgtcctctagccatccctgcttagccattttgcacttcccgtcgatctcatttttgagacgtttgtattctattttgcctgcttcatttactgcatttttatgttctctcctttcgtcaattaaattcaatatttcttctgtcacccaaggatttctattagccctcgtctttttgcctacttgatcctctgctgccttcactactttatccctcaaagctacccattcctcttctactatatttcttttcctcattcttgtcaattgttcccttatgctctccctgaaactttgtacaacctctgtttctttcagttaatccaggtcccatcttcttaaattcccacctttttgcagttcttcagttttaatctacagttcataaccaaaagattgtggtcagagtcaacgtctgcccctggaaatgtcttacagttcctaaatctctgtcttaccattatataatctatctgaaacctgtcagtatccccaggcttcttccatgtgtacaaccttcttttatgattcttgaaccaagtgttagctattattaagttgtgctctgtgacaAAATTCctccaggcagcttcctctttcatttcttacccccaatccttattcacctactacgtttccttctctcccttttcctactaccgaattccagtcacccatgacaattaaattttcgtctcccttcactatctgaataatttcgtttatttcatcatacatttcttcaatttcttcgtcatatgcagagctagttggcttgtagacttgtactactgtcgtaggcgtgggcttcgtgtgaatcttggccacaataatgcgttcactatgctgtttgtagtagcttacccgcattcctattgttttattcattattaaacctactcctgcattacccctacttgattttgtatttataaccctgtattcacctgaccagaagtcttgttcctcgtgccaccgaacttcactaattcccactatatccaactttaacctatccatttccctttttaaaatttctaacctaactgcccgattaagggaataAAAACATAATCGTCGTTAAATTTACCGTTGAACCATTGGTGTTTTGCTATCATTATAAACGGAAAAAGTTAATGTCTGGGAACAGTTTACTCTTTGATATGTGTATTTTATGTTTAAGGTTGAAAAACAAAAGTGAGTTTTTGTTCTAGTAATTTGTTTATTCTGAACCGGATTCCATGGCATTGAGCTACTGTCAGAAAACAACCGAACAGCGTCCACTACAGGGATCCGTATGTAGGAAGCGAAACAAACGAAACATAGATAAATCAACCCGTATCTTTGATCATGACATCATACTTCTATCTTTATACCGCCTCTTTAGTCGCAGCCATTACTTAAATCTTTTGGTATTCTATCCCACGGAAAGGAAACGAATCCGTCAAATTACCAACAACTCCCAACTCTTGCACAACTATAACACTTATTTTTATGTAAGAGGTAGCATAGTACTTATCTTATTCAATAGAAAGTATGAACCAGATTTAATTCAATAGTGGTGTCTACCAAATCATTTATATGCCGATATGGAGATAATACTATTTCAATGGTGCCGCGAATGGTACCTGCATTTCCTCGTAAGGGTGTTGAACGACGTCGCTGGGCCACGCGGAGGGCGTGGCTGTCTCTGCACTGCCGGAGGCGGAAGCACGCGCCCCACGGCTATGGAGTCTTGTCAAATGGGTACAGCAATGGGAGAGAGTCATTTATTTGGTAAACTGTGTACTGAAATGACGCAGGTATTCGAACtgaatggaagaaaaggaaaatgttgagaaagagattttcactctgcagcggagtgtgcgctgatatgaaacttcgtggcagattaaaactgtgccggaccgagactctaactcgggaccttttcctttcgcgggcaagtgctctaccatctgagctactcaaccacgactcacggcccgtcctcacacctttacttccgccacacacacacacacacacacacacacacacacacacaggcaaaggtcccgagttcgaatctcggtccggcacatagttttaatctgtcaggaagtctcAATTACCAATCTCGttcgtccgcaggtcgtggtcgtgcggtaacgttctcacttcccacgcccgcgttctcgggttcgattcccggcggggtcagggattttctctgcctcttgatgattcggtgttgtgtgatgtccttaggttagtgaagtttaagtagttctaagttctaggggactgatgacttcagctgatatgtcccatagtgctcagaaccatttgaaccatttatttcttgGATATATCCCACTTTCCGTTTTACCCTGCAGTTTTTACACACTAAAGTTCCATCTCGTTCAATGGAAATAATTCCCTGATCTTTGAAtacatgtcctatcatgctgttcgTTTTTCCTGTCAGAGTTCTCCAATTTTTCTTTCTTCGCGGTTCTGAGGATAACTTACCGTACACTGACTTAAACTAATTGTATATTAGCCAGACAGGAAGGGCTATAGCAGCTACAGTGACTGAATATGAAAGTGGCTGGAGTGTATGTAAGTTAGACTCCAGTTTTTCTGAATGTGTACTGTTGGCACGTGATGGATAAGAAGTCTGCACAGAAGTCCATAATGTgaccaacaaaggaaaaaaaaagctatTAGAAACAATTGAGGTAATTAAGCATTCACCTCAAACGACATTCTGTGTATGTTGATAGTATCTATGTTACAATTGCCTGGATTCTTTTTATCTGGTATCTCTTGAGAATAGTAGCCAGTTATTTCTGACAGTGGCAGAAATACTGAAACGAAGTCCTAACTAAACAAATTAGGACAACAAAAAGCAGtgtctatgttttttaacgttaaaaatgaaattgttttccCAGGAAGTAACGGAGCGATATGTATTTAATGTATATTGACTTCGTAAAGGGGATCACATATTCCACAACTCGTGATAACTCAACAGGAAATCAGGAAAGGTAAGAAGAAAAAACATGTTCGTTGttagtgttttattatttttttcgaaattttggtGTTTATACTGGTCTCGTCTCTTGCAGAATTAGACATTTCAGCCCAACAGAGCAGCCTTAGCGTGGAggtgggcggcggcggcgagggcgCCGGGGGCGGCATAGGACAGTggagcgggggcggcgtaggcgacgTGAGCGGGGGCGGCGTACGCcacagcgggggcggcgtaggcgcgGGCAGCGTAGGCGAGGGCGGCGCCGTTGATGACGGCGTCACGGGCCTGAGTCTGGGCGACGGCGGTCAGATGGGCGGCCCTGGTGGCGGCGACGGCGGGGGTGTCCAGCAGGTAGCCGTCGGAGCGCACGGCGACGGGGGCGGGGCCGTAGGCGGCGTAGCCGGCGTGCACGGGGGCGGCCACcacagcgggggcggcgtaggcggcgGGGGCGACGACTGCGGCGGGGGCGGCACCCAGGTAGCCGGGCGTAGCCACGGCGACGGCCAGGACGGCGCTCAGGACGATCTGCATTTCAAGAAGTGTCATAGAACGATGTTCTCAACTAATATAGATCATAGATGTGCTACACAGACAAGCTTGTTGTTTGATGTAGTAGTGAAGTAAAATAAAGCACAGTAGTACGTACCAGTGTGTTCATGGTTGTGGGagttgctgatgctgctgctgctgctgctgctgctgccgaaaTGTGCCTGGCCAGTGGTCATGGCCGCTATTTATACCGAACAGTCCGGCAGTGTGTGCAGCGAGTGAAAGCAGCGCGGCGCCTGATTCTGACCTCGTGCTTGGATCGCCCTCGAGTGTTGTCTTTTTGGATTCTGATTTGATCCCCGAAACCTCTCTTGGTATCTGCGTTGTCGGTCGCAATATAAAGCTACATGGAGTTTACAGCGATCTTTCTGATGGCTGCATTCGTTGGCTGTAGACTCCCTTCAATGGTCAAGTCGTTTTATAACTGCTGCCAATATTCGCAGAATGTGAAGACTGAAATTGGTTTTGCTCGTTTCCCATATATTCATCAAGAAACAGAATTTTTTGATAGCTTAAGGAGCTATGAAATTACACTGTTGAACAGAGATATCTCtgcacagcaaaaaaatggttcaaatggctctgagcattgtgggacttaacatctgaggtcattagtcccttagaacttagaactactcaaacctaaataatctaagggcAGCCGGCTagaatggccgagcagttctaggcgctacagtctggtgccgcgcgaccgctacggtcgcaggttcgaatcctgcctcgggcatggatgtgtgttatatccttaggttagttaggtttaagtagttctatgttctaagggactgatgacctcagaagttaagtcacatagtgctcagagccataatctaaggacatcacacatatttatgcccgaggcaggattcgaacctgcgaccgtagcggtcgcgcacttccagactgaagcgcctagaactgctcggccaccacggccggcttagcaTAGCAGTCTGCTACTACGAGCCTCCTATTAATATATGTTTAGTGTTCCTTATTCCGTTCTGGATGATACTCTCACTGCTATATCTTCTTTAACAACTTAACATAAGGTCTGATACTATCTAACGGATGTGTTCAATGTTTCAGTCACTTACCGCTCTAAGGACCTTCTACACAAATCACTCTTGCAAAAATAAAAGAGAGTAGAATTAAGCTTCCGTTGTACTCATACCTCGAAGTAACACACACTCCACGTACATCATTTGACTTTAGTACAGCTGTGAAGATGAAGTACAGTTTCGAACCGTTCGAAATCTAATTTTACACTTTTGTAGTCTCTTTTTATGCTGCAGTTACATGAGAACCATCACAGGATATCTGTAAATTCTAGATCTGTTTTGTATTGACTTATGTTCTTCAGCGTAGTTCCTCTGGAGTGAAAAACCTTACAGGGTTTGTCGAACAAAGTCATGATCCTGCACTGAATACATATtatgattttatattattttgtgcGTATGGTATTGCGATGCGCTTCCTGCGTACTGTTACGTATTCAAGGTATTGTCACAAATCCTTAAAATTTGCAGCTAACATGATGATTAGTAATAtgcttttatctacatctacacataaacACATATTATGTAAGCCACCGCACGGTGTATGGCGCCGGGTACCATGTAGCACTACTTGTAATGTCATTGCTTACTCAGCTCGGAAATGGAATCAGGTGAAATCGACTGCCTACAGGCCTCTGTCCAAGTCCTGTTTTTATGTTCGTGGTTCTTAGGAGTGATGTACGTTGGCGGTGTTTCGTGGTTTTGAAAGTAGTACACTCCGAAGATATCCAGAGGAGcgctgagaacttttcaaaatgtggATGTGGAGGAATACTGAAGGtgttaactgaaaatgaaaaatatacttccatagatatccatataagtatacaggatgttacaaaaaggtaccgccaaactttcaggaaacattcctcacacacaaataaagaaaagatgttatgttgacatgtgtccggaaacgcttaatttccatgttagagctcattttagtttcgtccgtatgtactgtacttcctcgattcaccgccagttggcccaattgaaggaaggtaatgttgacttcggtgcttgttgctctacagtactagcatcaagcacatcagtatgtagcatcaacaggttagtgttcatcacgaacgtggttttgcagtcagtgcaacgtttacaaatgcggagttggcagatgcccatttgatgtatggattagcacggggcaatagccgttgcgcggtacgtttgtatcgagacagatttccggaacgaagacgttcgaagcaattgatcggcgtcttagggagcacggaacattccagcctgtgactcgcgactggggaagacctagaacgacgaggacacttgcaatggacgagacaattcttcgtgcagttgacgataaccctaatgtcagcgtcagagaagttgctgctgtacaaggtaacgttgaccatgtcactgtatggagagtgctacgagagaaccagttgcttccgtaccatgtacagcgtgtgcaggcactttcagcagctgattggcctccacgggtacacttctgcgaatggttcatccaacaatgcgtcaatcctcatttcagtccaaatgttctgtttacggatgaggcttcattccaacgtgatcaaattgtaaattttcacagtcaacatgtgtgggctgacgagaatccgcacgcaattgtgcaatcacgtcaggcattgttggtgatgtcttgattgggccccatgttcttccacctacgctcaatggagcacgttatcatgatttcatacgggatactctacctgtgctgctagaacatgtgcctttacaagtacgacacaacatgtggttcatgcacgatggagctcctgcacatttcagtcgaagtgttcgtgcgcttctcaacaacagattcagtgaccgacggattggtagaggcggaaccattccatggcctccacgctctcctgacctcaaccctcttgactttcatttatgggggcatttaaaagctcttgtttacgcaaccccggtaccaaatgtagaggctcttcgtgctcgtattgtggacggctgtgatacaatgcgccattctccaaggctgcatcagcgcatcagggattccatgcgacggagggtggatgcatgtatcctcgctaacggaggacattttgaacatttcctgtaacaaagtctttgaagtcacgctggtacgttctgttgctgtgtgtttccattccatgattaatgtgatttgaagagaagtaataaaatgagctctaacatggaaagtaagcgtgtccggacacatgtccacataacatactttctttccttctgtgtgaggaatgtttcctgaaagtttggccgtaccttttagtaacaccctgtatagttctggcaatactggccatgaccttcttcttctttgcggatgcacacatattccccaaactcttatgggtcttggtaagaatgtcttccacgagtaacgcgtgcgttggggtgggacactacgaaagtagtgtgtggacatacaaggtgagaatgtgggtctcgtgagACGTTTTCgcgagataatccctgcagtcgcactatcctctctgcgctcggtgtctcagatggatttcgatttctagccatacactgcccccctccttccccccaaatgccacaccagcagctacagtaaaaaacaatggacaaagagttctagattaatctagtttaagagtgtttatttttaagtaacatttctctatatgtatgtatgaatgtataaacgcctgaagatgaacagaacatgttcgaaacgcgttgcattatgttagattaagcataatataaaaagtgactggtagcagaaacttgaaataaataattatcccacacagtcacgatgcacaaacatagccattatggcggAAAATAATGAAGCAAGCCGTGTTTCAAACCACTGGTTTTAGTTGAATATGTGCTGATTCATTAAGAGACTCTTCTTTACCTCGACTACATACTTTTGGAGTTCATAATATGCTCTAGGATCCTGGAACGGTTATCTCTGGGTGGAGTGCCCTCACCAAGTAAGAAACCCTGCCTCTGATCCTACTGAAGAATGCAACGGTGATGAAAGACGTGTTGAAACGCCATTGCGCTGGGCTAAGGACAGGCACCGCTATAgtcatgggttggggggggggggggggtcggtgctGCGGAGCGCCTGTAGGCGTCGATCGCTCCACGTTCCTCCACTTGCGCAACGTCCGCCGACCGCAGGCATTGCAAGGTAGCCGCGAGGCGGTGGCCGGCCCTGCGTGTCCCAGGGCCAGGGGCGGGCGGCGCGAGTAATCGCCGTTATGGAAGCGAGTGGCCGCACAGCTCCGACAGCTGCGCTCGCCAAGGTGACGAGGCGGACAGGGAAACACGGAGGAATTCAAACCGGACTATCCTGACATCAGTTGTTGTTGCTTGGCAACACCAGCGCCTGGTATTCTCTACAAAGGGAGTTTTAAGAAGACACATCCTATTTCACAGGAATATACAGTATGTGGAAACGTAGGCTTTCgctgcttacaaaacgcttgttcgtccgattcttgagtattgctcatcagtatgggacccttaccaggttggattaatagaagagatagacatgatccagcgaaaagcagcgcgattcgtcatggggacatttagtcagcgcgagagcgttacggagatgctgaacaagctccagtggcggacacttcaagaaagacgttacgcaatacggagaggtttattatcgaaattacgagagagcacattccgggaagagatgggcaacatattactaccgcccacatatatctcgcgtaatgatcacaacgaaaagatccgagaaattagagcaaatatggagacttacaagcagtcgttcttcccacgcacaattcgtgaatggaacagggaaggggggatcagatagtggtacaataagtaccctacaccacacaccgtaaggtggctcgcggagtatagatgtagatgtagatgtagatgtaacagtcaatgaaattcttctgggtttgaggccgcattgtcatctgtaaaattctgacgtttcggcgactgttgcaaggctcCTTGCTCAGAgtgtatttggctctgagcactatccgactttaacttctgaggttatcagtcgcctagaacttagaactaattaaacctaactaacctaaggacatcacacacatccatgccagaggcaggattcgaacctgcgaccgtagcggtcgttcggctccagactgtagcgcccagagccgcacggccactccggccggctcaaggtGTATTGCTAACGGTTAGTTGCAAGGCGCCTtgctcagggtgtattgctaacagtTAGCAATACAcactgaggaaggcgccttgcaacaatctccgaaacgtcggaattttacagatgacaatgcggcctcaaacccagaacaaTTTTATTGACAGTATATATTATACTTCAGTTAAGACTAAAACTTGGGGTGGATCTGATCTTGTAGACGGGGATGCGATGATACTTATTTTACATTGTTAATAAAACCGTCGGATTTCACAAGGTACGCCTTTTCCCTTTGTCCACACATAACCTTATGGTACTTTTTACTATTACCTTACTTCTTCTCTTCTTTCTCCCGTGACTTTGCCCCGCATCTGCACAGGATTAGCAAGGTCACTAACGGATATAGGATACttattttttgtggtgtcaccccCCCCGTTACCCTCCTAGACAGAAGGTGCTTGCCCAACTGTTTTCGTGTAGTGTCATTCATGACAAGGGGTGCGAAAACCTTCCGAATATTTTTGACTTGCGTAACTGAGGCGGTTCTTGGTACCAGTCCAGTATTTACCTTAttggacgtggaaaaccgcctgaacaccacatccagtctggccggCACACAATTCCTCGTCTGCCATGTGGGTTCAGTCTGGGGCCTTACAACTGGCTCAAAAGTGCTAAGTTTCGATGCATAAGCTAAATTTTAGTCCAATTTTTGATTTCAACTCATATAGGAGATACACTGTGTGACATCGGCTGTATCGTTTCGGAACATCCTGTA
Coding sequences within:
- the LOC124788178 gene encoding cuticle protein 16.5-like: MNTLIVLSAVLAVAVATPGYLGAAPAAVVAPAAYAAPAVVAAPVHAGYAAYGPAPVAVRSDGYLLDTPAVAATRAAHLTAVAQTQARDAVINGAALAYAARAYAAPAVAYAAPAHVAYAAPAPLSYAAPGALAAAAHLHAKAALLG